Genomic DNA from Candidatus Methylomirabilota bacterium:
AGCATGGCACCAAGCACATGGAAGCCGTGGAAGCCAATCAACATGTAAAAGGTAGCACCGTAAATCCCGCTCGACAGCGTTAGGCCAAAGTGGATCAAGTGTAACCATTCGTAGCCCTGAACGAATAGAAAGACAGCCCCGAGAAACACCGTGGTTAAAAGCCACCGAATAAGCGTGGTCGATTTCCCAATTCGGATCGCACTCAAGGCCAGACAAACGGTTATCCCGCTGAACAGAAGAATGGCCGTATTAACCCCGGTTATCGCTACGGGCAGGCGCGGCTGAGACAGGGGTGGCCAGACCTCGCTCCCCAATCGGTAAACCATAAAGGCACCGATCAGCCCTGCAAAAAACATCAACTCGGCCCCCAGAAACACAAACAACCCAAGACGGGCATTGCTGATCGCTGGCCCCGCGTTTGTGGAAGGAGGCGGAGGACCGCCACCAAGGCTGGCGGTCTGCAAAACCTCGCCTTCTAGGGGTGCAGTAAATTGCCGGGCTGTAGCTTCACGTGACATATATCAGCTTGGAAGTGTAGCCATTAGCCGTCAGCCTCGAACCTAAAGCTGTAAGCTGACCTGCCTTTGCCGTGCACGGCACGGCAGACAGGTCGCTGATGCCTAATAAACGATAATGAAAACAATGATTGCACCAAAATAGGAAAGTAGAAAAAATGCCAGCAGGATGCCA
This window encodes:
- a CDS encoding heme-copper oxidase subunit III gives rise to the protein MSREATARQFTAPLEGEVLQTASLGGGPPPPSTNAGPAISNARLGLFVFLGAELMFFAGLIGAFMVYRLGSEVWPPLSQPRLPVAITGVNTAILLFSGITVCLALSAIRIGKSTTLIRWLLTTVFLGAVFLFVQGYEWLHLIHFGLTLSSGIYGATFYMLIGFHGFHVLGAMLWLITVLVQTRRGRFTSNSHTGIEVCAIYWMFVVVLWPVLYGLVYLY